From the Desulfosarcina sp. BuS5 genome, one window contains:
- a CDS encoding (Fe-S)-binding protein has product MAEAFKITITDKNKSIFFEKVKKMLPEGGNLNLCLTCGACSSGCPATGLANMDPRKFLRMVVLGMDEKIAGNPWVWMCSLCQRCIHVCPMEINIPGMVHEARKLWPRDKRPKGILGSCDMALRNDSCSAMGAPPDDFIFVVEDVAEEVRETQPGWENLHAPMDKKGARFFLTQNSREPVTEPDEMIPLWKILNIVGADWTYGSTGWGGENYCMFLADDENWKKTTEYSIRKAEELGCEVYLNTECGHATYAVWQGVKKFGIKTDLEIAPIVPYYAKWIREGKLKVNSDWNKDLKIKFTVQDPCQQVRKSFGDPLADDLRFIIKSCVGEENFIDMTPNYSNNFCCGGGGGYLQSGYNNERWQYGKLKYDQIIATGADYCITPCHNCHAQIHDLAEHNKADYHTIHMWTLICLSLGILGENEREYLGEDLLEVNLPEN; this is encoded by the coding sequence ATGGCTGAAGCATTCAAGATTACAATTACAGATAAAAACAAATCCATTTTTTTTGAAAAAGTAAAAAAAATGCTGCCCGAAGGCGGAAACCTTAATCTCTGCCTGACCTGTGGAGCCTGCTCTTCAGGCTGTCCGGCTACAGGTCTTGCAAACATGGATCCGAGAAAATTTCTGCGCATGGTTGTCCTGGGGATGGATGAAAAAATCGCAGGCAATCCCTGGGTCTGGATGTGCTCTCTGTGCCAGCGGTGCATCCATGTTTGCCCCATGGAAATCAATATTCCGGGAATGGTTCATGAGGCGAGAAAACTCTGGCCCAGGGATAAAAGACCCAAAGGAATTCTCGGTTCTTGTGACATGGCCTTGAGAAACGACAGTTGCAGCGCGATGGGGGCGCCTCCTGACGATTTTATTTTTGTTGTTGAAGACGTGGCTGAAGAAGTGCGCGAAACACAGCCCGGGTGGGAAAACCTCCATGCCCCAATGGACAAAAAAGGCGCTCGTTTTTTTCTGACCCAGAATTCAAGGGAGCCTGTTACCGAGCCTGACGAGATGATTCCTCTATGGAAAATTCTCAATATAGTCGGTGCCGACTGGACATACGGAAGCACAGGCTGGGGAGGAGAAAACTACTGCATGTTTTTAGCTGATGATGAAAACTGGAAGAAAACCACCGAGTATTCAATCCGCAAAGCAGAAGAACTCGGCTGCGAGGTTTATCTTAACACTGAATGCGGGCATGCTACCTATGCGGTATGGCAGGGAGTAAAAAAATTCGGCATTAAAACCGATCTTGAAATAGCTCCGATTGTGCCATATTACGCAAAATGGATAAGAGAAGGCAAACTTAAGGTAAATTCAGACTGGAACAAGGATTTAAAGATAAAGTTTACAGTTCAGGATCCGTGCCAGCAGGTGCGGAAAAGTTTTGGAGATCCATTGGCCGATGATTTGCGTTTTATAATAAAATCATGCGTCGGCGAAGAAAATTTTATAGATATGACTCCGAACTATTCAAATAATTTTTGCTGTGGAGGAGGAGGAGGATATCTTCAGTCCGGCTATAACAACGAAAGATGGCAGTATGGAAAGCTTAAATATGACCAGATTATTGCTACAGGCGCCGATTATTGTATTACTCCATGCCATAACTGCCATGCGCAAATTCATGACCTGGCCGAACATAACAAGGCAGACTATCACACAATTCATATGTGGACGCTGATTTGTCTTTCGCTGGGAATTCTTGGTGAAAACGAAAGGGAATATCTTGGCGAAGATCTTTTGGAAGTAAATTTGCCGGAAAATTAA
- a CDS encoding SelB domain-containing protein — protein sequence MKETNRFPSTHLVTISSFKDLVSYPNDSDLSWHEGVPVFEYLDHTGFTMRMGNKRILKHKSQFQNAPFCPISASDKNFNPRNT from the coding sequence ATGAAGGAAACAAACCGTTTCCCGAGCACCCACTTGGTAACAATATCGAGTTTCAAAGACCTTGTGTCTTATCCCAACGATTCGGATTTATCTTGGCACGAGGGGGTGCCGGTTTTTGAATATCTCGACCATACAGGATTTACCATGCGCATGGGAAATAAGCGTATCCTCAAGCATAAGAGCCAATTTCAAAACGCCCCCTTTTGTCCGATCTCTGCGTCAGACAAAAATTTTAATCCTCGAAATACTTAA
- the selB gene encoding selenocysteine-specific translation elongation factor, translated as MKKFITIGIAGHVDHGKTSLSLSLTGIDTDRLQEEKRRGLSIVPGIAPLELSSGKQIALVDVPGHIDFFKNTIRGLSSIDMAVLVVAADDGIMPQTLEHLEILNFYKVKNGFVVLSKADLVDDETLELAELEIEDMISGTFFEGKPIIPFSAIDLRGLNEIRLTMEEEEKKIAGKAIQSSFRLWIDQVRSITGFGTVVNGTVLSGIIRQNDLIHLLPSGKETRARFIEVHHQKVSQAVAGQRVGINLHKVTLNEVQRGMALAKPESVRPTKLLNVELHLLKSAYKPIKNRQRVKLYIGTSIVNALVVIMEKEQLGPGENGLVQFRLLKHAPALPGDTFVICLLNIPAVIGGGAILEIPLEKYRTVKAKNTVQYLQALQEGNMRVVIDHFFNMNLNHPVTGAEIAQLTALPDEEVETAIRSMVENREILSFEGHGFFGKTRYQTLKRKLPEVVEKILTENPLKMTATPEEIKQQLAPSLDEAPFQKILAELCNERKLIKTGGAFRIRNFSVKLSAERERLITMLLDYARESDFVPFNAHTFWKLHKRKFNKNEIQRLLDYLHIRKRLICLNNRRFLTPQAMEQIKNRVEQIIKKNGSITIANCKEILGYGRTVPGRSIGYPTPPLQTRT; from the coding sequence ATGAAAAAATTTATTACTATCGGAATAGCCGGACATGTGGATCATGGGAAGACCTCTCTGTCGCTCTCTCTGACAGGTATTGATACGGATCGGCTTCAGGAAGAAAAGCGCCGCGGCCTGTCGATTGTCCCGGGCATTGCGCCGCTGGAACTCTCTTCCGGCAAACAAATTGCCCTGGTGGATGTGCCGGGTCATATTGATTTTTTCAAAAACACCATACGTGGTTTAAGCAGTATAGATATGGCTGTCCTGGTGGTCGCGGCAGATGACGGTATCATGCCACAGACCCTGGAACATCTGGAAATACTTAATTTTTATAAGGTCAAAAACGGATTTGTTGTGTTGAGCAAGGCTGACCTGGTGGATGATGAAACACTGGAACTGGCTGAACTGGAAATTGAGGATATGATAAGCGGCACCTTTTTCGAAGGCAAACCGATTATTCCATTTTCAGCGATTGATCTGAGAGGCCTGAATGAAATCCGTCTGACCATGGAGGAGGAGGAGAAAAAAATTGCCGGCAAGGCGATTCAGTCTTCTTTCCGGTTATGGATTGATCAGGTAAGGAGTATTACCGGTTTTGGAACAGTTGTCAACGGAACAGTTCTTTCGGGAATCATCAGGCAGAATGATCTTATTCATCTCCTGCCATCCGGAAAAGAGACAAGGGCACGATTTATAGAGGTTCACCACCAAAAGGTATCCCAGGCCGTTGCAGGTCAGAGGGTCGGAATTAATCTCCACAAGGTCACTCTGAATGAAGTGCAAAGGGGAATGGCCCTGGCAAAGCCGGAATCGGTCAGACCCACCAAGCTTCTCAATGTAGAGCTGCATTTGCTCAAAAGCGCATACAAACCGATCAAAAACCGTCAGAGGGTGAAGCTTTATATAGGAACGTCGATCGTAAACGCTCTGGTGGTTATAATGGAAAAAGAACAACTTGGGCCTGGTGAAAATGGTCTGGTTCAGTTCCGGTTGTTGAAGCATGCGCCGGCCCTTCCAGGAGATACATTCGTGATTTGTCTTCTGAACATACCGGCCGTAATCGGTGGCGGCGCCATCCTGGAGATCCCCCTGGAAAAATATCGGACAGTCAAAGCGAAAAATACTGTTCAATATTTGCAGGCGCTGCAAGAGGGTAACATGAGGGTAGTCATTGATCATTTTTTCAATATGAACCTTAATCATCCGGTAACCGGAGCTGAAATCGCCCAACTGACCGCTTTACCTGATGAAGAGGTTGAGACGGCAATCAGATCAATGGTTGAAAATAGAGAGATACTTTCCTTTGAAGGCCATGGTTTTTTTGGGAAAACACGCTATCAGACCCTGAAAAGAAAGTTGCCGGAAGTTGTTGAAAAAATTTTGACTGAAAATCCATTAAAAATGACTGCAACTCCCGAAGAAATCAAACAACAGTTGGCGCCATCTCTTGATGAAGCGCCTTTTCAAAAGATACTTGCTGAACTTTGTAACGAAAGGAAGCTGATAAAGACCGGCGGAGCCTTTCGAATCCGGAATTTTTCAGTTAAACTCTCTGCTGAGCGTGAGAGACTGATCACCATGTTGCTTGATTATGCACGGGAATCGGATTTTGTCCCTTTCAATGCGCATACGTTCTGGAAACTCCATAAAAGAAAATTCAATAAAAATGAGATACAAAGATTACTTGACTACCTGCATATCAGGAAAAGGCTGATTTGCCTGAATAACAGGCGTTTTTTAACTCCCCAGGCCATGGAGCAAATAAAAAACAGGGTTGAACAAATAATTAAAAAAAACGGAAGCATTACAATTGCAAACTGTAAGGAGATTCTGGGATATGGAAGAACAGTTCCAGGTAGGAGCATCGGTTACCCGACGCCCCCCCTACAGACCCGTACGTGA
- a CDS encoding DUF4338 domain-containing protein, whose amino-acid sequence MESVITYRRRSVTRQNIATVRRIIESHPDKSRRFISQEVCREWNWRQSNGVLKDMICRSLLLLLESKGFIKLPARKCTPPNPLAKRKKTSWVIVDKTPVHCSVEDLFPIKLDQVRRTSFEKIFNGLVSEYHYLGYTQPVGEHLKYIAFSHNRPIACLAWGSAPWYIGARDRFIGWSKKIRENNLHLIANNLRFLILPWVQVPCLASYLLALNRHRLLQDWKTLYHHPVYLLETFVDTERYRGTCYKADNWICVGQTTGQGKLSKSKQPLLSKKAVYVYPLTKNFRRELCHDA is encoded by the coding sequence ATGGAATCAGTCATAACATATCGGAGGCGATCAGTCACCAGGCAAAATATAGCGACCGTCAGGCGGATTATTGAATCACATCCTGACAAAAGCAGACGCTTCATTTCTCAAGAAGTCTGCAGGGAATGGAACTGGAGACAGTCTAATGGTGTTCTTAAAGATATGATCTGCCGAAGCCTGCTGCTTCTTTTGGAATCAAAGGGTTTTATTAAACTGCCTGCCCGAAAATGTACCCCTCCCAACCCTCTTGCAAAGCGAAAAAAAACATCCTGGGTAATAGTCGATAAAACTCCTGTTCATTGTTCTGTCGAAGACCTGTTTCCTATAAAACTTGACCAGGTTCGCAGAACTTCTTTTGAGAAGATATTCAATGGTCTTGTAAGTGAGTACCATTATCTTGGTTATACTCAACCAGTTGGGGAGCATCTCAAATATATTGCATTTTCTCATAATCGCCCTATTGCGTGTTTGGCATGGGGGTCAGCGCCATGGTATATTGGAGCACGAGATCGTTTCATTGGCTGGAGCAAAAAGATTAGAGAGAACAATCTTCATCTAATCGCCAACAATCTCCGTTTTTTGATCCTGCCATGGGTTCAAGTCCCTTGTTTGGCATCATATTTATTGGCATTGAACCGTCATCGCTTGTTACAAGATTGGAAAACTTTATATCATCATCCGGTTTATCTGCTTGAAACCTTTGTTGACACAGAGCGCTACCGCGGTACCTGTTATAAAGCGGATAATTGGATCTGTGTGGGGCAGACAACCGGTCAGGGCAAGCTCAGCAAATCAAAGCAACCACTACTTTCCAAAAAGGCTGTTTATGTTTATCCCTTGACTAAAAACTTTCGCAGGGAGTTATGTCATGACGCATGA